A genomic region of Alnus glutinosa chromosome 11, dhAlnGlut1.1, whole genome shotgun sequence contains the following coding sequences:
- the LOC133881779 gene encoding serine carboxypeptidase-like 7, translating into MVGHQPQLGRKLRTSNNFITLAWLLVSVLSELLGMAESHTIVETLPGFPGKLPFKLETGYVGVGEADDIQLFYYFIESEGNPKKDPLLLWLTGGPGCSSLTGLVYEIGPLSFNYEDFDGNLPTFLLNPYSWTKFASIIFLDAPVGTGFSYATTSQGYNVTDQIAAAQNYEFLRKWLLDHPKFMSKELYVGGDSYSGFIVPIIVQEIYNDNSVGRTPFMKLNGYLLGNPVTDPGRDANARVEYARGMALISPELYEAVKRSCHGEYVNVDPENVECLKDVAAVTMCLEKLYPAHILEPNCTLNSPKSKGLGWNQAFLEQNPTDILLSLSQPPALWCRPYTYVLSYLWCNDECVQNALHIRKGTIKTWVRCNKTMSAYTSDVISAVDYHRNLTKTGYRSLIYSGDHDLLVPYVGTLGWIRSLNMTLNDAWAPWLVDGQVAGYTMDFSKNHYSMTYATVKGGGHTAPEYKPKECFAMAKRWFAHYPL; encoded by the exons ATGGTAGGACATCAGCCACAGCTGGGAAGAAAGTTGAGGACCAGCAACAATTTCATCACTTTGGCTTGGCTGCTTGTGTCAGTTTTGTCTGAACTATTGGGCATGGCCGAGTCCCACACAATCGTCGAGACCCTACCGGGCTTTCCCGGCAAACTTCCTTTCAAACTTGAAACTGG GTATGTGGGCGTCGGGGAAGCCGACGACATACAACTGTTTTACTACTTCATAGAATCCGAGGGGAACCCCAAGAAGGACCCTCTGTTGCTCTGGCTTACCGGCGGCCCTGGTTGTTCTTCTCTCACCGGACTGGTTTACGAAATTG GTCCGTTGTCATTTAATTATGAAGATTTCGATGGAAATCTACCAACATTTTTATTGAACCCATATTCATGGACAAAG tttgctAGCATTATATTTTTAGATGCTCCCGTTGGCACGGGATTCTCATATGCAACAACCTCCCAAGGTTACAATGTGACAGATCAAATAGCAGCAGCACAAAACTATGAATTCTTGAGGAAG TGGCTATTGGATCACCCAAAATTCATGTCAAAGGAGCTCTACGTCGGGGGTGATTCATATTCAGGCTTCATTGTTCCAATCATCGTTCAAGAAATATATAACG ATAACAGTGTCGGACGCACGCCATTCATGAAACTCAAC GGGTACTTGCTTGGCAACCCAGTAACAGATCCAGGTAGGGATGCCAATGCAAGAGTCGAATATGCTCGTGGTATGGCACTTATATCTCCTGAACTCTATGAG GCTGTCAAAAGAAGTTGCCATGGTGAGTATGTGAATGTAGATCCAGAAAACGTAGAATGTTTGAAAGATGTTGCAGCTGTGACGATG tgCCTCGAAAAACTTTATCCTGCCCACATTTTGGAACCCAATTGCACTTTAAATTCCCCAAAATCAAAGGGATTAGGATGGAATCAAGCATTTCTTGAACAAAATCCTACGGATATTCTCCTTTCATTGTCTCAACCTCCTGCCTTATGGTGCCGG CCTTATACTTATGTGCTCTCTTACCTTTGGTGTAACGATGAATGTGTACAAAATGCTCTTCACATCCGGAAG GGAACAATTAAGACCTGGGTAAGATGTAATAAGACCATGTCGGCCTACACATCTGATGTTATTAGTGCCGTTGATTACCATCGAAATCTCACCAAGACAGGTTACCGATCTTTGATTTACAG CGGAGACCACGACCTGCTTGTTCCGTATGTGGGCACCCTAGGATGGATTAGATCCCTCAATATGACTCTCAATGATGCTTGGGCCCCATGGCTCGTGGATGGTCAAGTTGCCGG GTACACAATGGACTTCTCGAAGAATCATTATAGTATGACTTATGCTACAGTCAAG GGAGGGGGTCACACAGCTCCAGAATACAAGCCTAAAGAATGTTTTGCCATGGCGAAAAGGTGGTTTGCCCACTACCCTCTATGA